From a region of the Epinephelus fuscoguttatus linkage group LG21, E.fuscoguttatus.final_Chr_v1 genome:
- the gcm2 gene encoding chorion-specific transcription factor GCMb yields the protein MSRAEEREEADCVCSVGMKFTWDINDPKLPQDTKQFDPFQEWTDGYVRYIYSAEDKNAQRHLSGWAMRNTNNHNCQILKKSCLGVVVCSRGCTLPDGSRLQLRPAICDKARQKQQKKLCPSCNAALELLPCRGHSGYPVTNFWRVDGKAIFFQAKGVHDHPRPESKSETEARRSSVKRRVSSPPFTPKRRLIETQALGPALLSCVDPSDRISFIEPNFPQHYPAFQSPEPYYNPHNALGEAPPTLQKPANPRLYMGRPSYEFQGYLTSPSYPMTSDLCDPRVAPVLGSSSSSTSSSAPLSSSSSSSFDPQAKPSAGWKELLKSSAPYSDNHHYYSAEYPCRYPSNAPGSPAALQTIITTTTKVSYQPCPKPPAALPSYQSCPKPPAGLPSYQSCAPPKPPGLPGCSSLLDDASSSSYSTEVKVTEESGGVIKSLSFQPEPLQTKTERADGYDYRYAYPNTYRYDDY from the exons ATGTCCCGGGCCGAGGAGCGCGAGGAGGCCGACTGTGTGTGTTCCGTCGGGATGAAGTTCACGTGGGACATCAACGACCCCAAACTGCCGCAG gacACAAAGCAGTTTGACCCGTTCCAGGAGTGGACAGACGGTTATGTTCGGTACATCTACAGCG CTGAAGATAAGAACGCTCAGAGACATCTCTCCGGCTGGGCGATGAGAAACACCAACAACCACAACTGTCAGATCCTGAAGAAGTCCTGTTTGGGTGTGGTGGTCTGTTCACGAGGCTGCACGCTGCCTGACGGGTCCCGGCTGCAGCTGCGCCCCGCCATCTGCGACAAGGCCCGGCAGAAACAGCAGA AGAAGCTGTGTCCGAGCTGTAACGCCGCTCTGGAGCTACTGCCATGTCGCGGCCACAGCGGTTACCCCGTCACCAACTTCTGGAGAGTCGATGGAAAGGCCATCTTCTTCCAG GCTAAAGGGGTCCATGATCATCCCAGACCAGAGTCCAAGTCTGAGACTGAAGCCAGAAGAAGTTCAGTGAAGAGACGAGTCAGCTCCCCGCCGTTCACGCCCAAAAGACGGCTCATTGAAACACAG GCTCTGGGCCCCGCCCTCCTCTCCTGCGTCGATCCATCAGACAGAATCTCCTTCATCGAGCCAAATTTCCCACAGCATTACCCAGCGTTTCAGAGCCCAGAGCCCTACTACAACCCCCACAATGCACTAGGAGAGGCCCCACCCACACTGCAGAAACCAGCCAATCCCAGGCTTTACATGGGCCGGCCCTCTTACGAGTTCCAAGGATACCTGACCTCGCCGTCGTATCCCATGACGTCTGACCTTTGTGACCCCAG GGTGGCTCCagtcctgggttcctcctcttcctccacgtCATCATCggctcccctctcctcctcctcttcctcctccttcgaCCCCCAGGCGAAGCCCTCTGCAGGCTGGAAGGAGCTGCTGAAGAGCTCTGCCCCCTATAGTGACAACCACCATTACTACAGTGCAGAGTACCCCTGCCGTTACCCCAGCAACGCCCCAGGGTCCCCCGCAGCACTGCagaccatcatcaccaccacaaccaAG GTCTCCTACCAGCCCTGTCCAAAGCCTCCTGCAGCGCTCCCTTCCTACCAATCATGTCCTAAACCTCCTGCCGGCCTCCCGTCCTACCAGTCCTGCGCTCCCCCGAAACCTCCAGGCCTCCCTGGCTGCTCCTCTCTGCTGGATGacgcctcttcctcctcctatTCCACCGAGGTGAAGGTGACAGAGGAGTCGGGTGGAGTCATCAAGTCTCTGTCGTTTCAGCCTGAACCTCtgcagaccaaaacagagcGGGCCGACGGCTATGACTACCGTTACGCCTACCCCAACACGTACCGCTATGATGACTACTGA